The Gymnogyps californianus isolate 813 unplaced genomic scaffold, ASM1813914v2 HiC_scaffold_40, whole genome shotgun sequence genome has a window encoding:
- the RDH8 gene encoding retinol dehydrogenase 8 produces MANPTPRTVLVTGCSSGIGLAVAVRLAQDPQQRFQVIATMRDLRKKEKLEEAAGAALGKTLSIQRLDVCSDSSVAECMGSIPGGRVDVLVNNAGVGHVGPVESISVEEMKRVFETNFFGAVRMIKAVLPDMKRRQSGHIVVISSVMGLQGIVFNDVYAASKFAVEGFCESLAVQLLQFNVFVSMVEPGPVNTDFELKLMEEVSRSEFPGTDPATVRYFKDVYLPASHEIFATLGQSPAAVAEAIVNVIGARRPAFRTQTNRLYTPLVALKYADPSGDLSVRTYYRLLFDYGTLFHLSMGALRCLTCGCFRRRVTPL; encoded by the exons ATGGCCAACCCCACGCCCCGCACCGTCCTCGTCACCGGCTGCTCCTCCGGTATCGGCCTCGCCGTCGCCGTGAGGTTGGCGCAGGACCCCCAGCAGCGCTTCCAGG TCATCGCTACCATGCGGGACCTGCGGAAGAAGGAGAAATTAGAggaggcggcgggagcggcgctGGGAAAGACGTTGAGCATCCAACGCCTGGACGTCTGCAGCGATAGCTCGGTGGCAGAATGCATGGGGAGCATCCCCGGGGGACGGGTGGACGTGCTGG TGAATAACGCCGGCGTGGGGCACGTCGGTCCCGTGGAGAGTATCAGCGTGGAGGAGATGAAGCGCGTTTTCGAGACCAACTTCTTCGGAGCCGTGAGGATGATCAAGGCCGTCCTCCCCGACATGAAGCGGCGGCAGAGCGGTCACATCGTGGTCATCAGCAGCGTCatggggctgcagg GGATCGTCTTCAACGACGTCTACGCCGCCTCCAAGTTCGCCGTGGAGGGCTTCTGCGAGAGCCTGGCCGTGCAGCTGCTCCAGTTCAACGTCTT CGTCTCCATGGTGGAGCCGGGTCCCGTGAACACGGATTTCGAGTTGAAACTGATGGAGGAGGTTTCACGCTCCGAGTTTCCCGGCACCGATCCGGCCACCGTGCGGTACTTCAAGGACGTGTACCTGCCGGCTTCCCACGAGATCTTCGCCACGCTGGGGCAGAGCCCCGCCGCCGTGGCCGAg GCGATCGTGAACGTGATCGGAGCCAGGCGCCCGGCTTTCCGCACGCAAACCAACCGCCTCTACACGCCGTTGGTGGCCCTCAAGTACGCGGATCCCTCGGGGGATCTGTCCGTGAGGACCTACTACCGCCTGCTCTTCGACTACGGCACCCTCTTCCACCTCAGCATGGGCGCCCTGCGGTGCCTCACCTGCGGCTGCTTCCGACGTAGGGTCACCCCGCTCTGA
- the LOC127028707 gene encoding LOW QUALITY PROTEIN: uncharacterized protein LOC127028707 (The sequence of the model RefSeq protein was modified relative to this genomic sequence to represent the inferred CDS: inserted 1 base in 1 codon; substituted 1 base at 1 genomic stop codon), protein MGRPSKSKNQKKERAAALQNAQQEFGTVPHSFVFHRGRVGKNVRQLVADVRKVMEPYTARALKVRKNNSLKDFVAVAGPLGVTHFLVFSKSSSSINFKLFRLPGGPTLTFKVMQYSLIKDVVSSLKRHRMHEQQFTHHPLLVLSNFGLQQIQIKLMASMFQNMFPSINVHRVNLNSIKRCLLVSYDTETQLLDFRHYSVKVVPVGVSKGLKKLLQEKFPNMSRLEDISELLVKDVNLSESEAEQDGTHNVLELPQAYAGRGNMKAQQSAVRLTEIGPRMTLQLIKVEEGLAQGNVLYHGFIHKMEAEVKEILARKEAKLRLKAERRQKQEADVERKRRQREAHRXGQRGSGRVRQRRSPAEVDTDGGTAGRRAWRGSGGNGXQDGDSDAEDPGAPEQQDAAEESEESDAEYYRQEVGEEPDKDLFPDRTKRKRSSSGAAPLRKRRRHSRPEHPATPSPRPTAPGKRRKEDSAPRDAQHRGEARQGVAGRKPHRGTEHPAREGTGRGCGRATSKPKARGKLLTKGKTIFRRPGSSCPRHPQNGGQALILRWPRDRHRGGGGHRREANADPEADGPRGRALPLRCLQPKPAPLPATTKKRRGLEGSRQTHNPGRNPPPEMAAHLGHCGNFSSFQESLWPVLVAQFPPALVGNGLAVYRFATRERSWHSGIIYSFHLAVSGMLYSLSLPFLAAYYYPPKDWRYGPALCKLERFLFNCNLYGGIFFVTCISLNRYLGIVYPLRVHGRLQPRHAKALSAVVWVSAGVLSAPAFFFSELQEAEGAIECLGSATPQRLWGFYPYSLLLAGLGCGLPFLLTAFCYAAIIRTVFRNPHLSRVEKRKVGMLVGAGVTLYAFSYLPYHVFRNLNLWRRLLRPGTEDCAVSRAIHATAQVCKILVNLNICLQPLLYAALADSMQSCCGAACGTGAAVEERAERVELRPVA, encoded by the exons atgGGGCGGCCGAGCAAA AGCAAGAACCAGAAGAaggagcgggcggcggcgctgcAAAACGCCCAGCAGGAATTCGGCACCGTCCCCCACTCCTTCGTCTTCCACCGCGGCCGCGTCGGCAAGAACGTGCGGCAGCTCGTCGCCGACGTGCGGAAGGTGATGGAGCCCTACACCGCCAGAGCTCTCAAG GTACGGAAGAACAACTCCCTGAAGGATTTCGTGGCCGTGGCCGGGCCCCTGGGGGTGACGCATTTCTTGGTCTTCAGTAAATCGTCCTCCAGCATCAATTTT aaACTTTTCCGGCTGCCCGGCGGCCCGACACTGACGTTCAAAGTGATGCAG TACTCGCTGATCAAGGACGTGGTCTCGTCCCTCAAACGGCACCGCATGCACGAGCAGCAGTTCACCCACCACCCGCTGCTGGTCCTCAGCAATTTCGGTCTCCAGCAGATTCAGATCAAACTGATGGCCAGCATGTTCCAGAACATGTTCCCCTCCATCAACGTCCACAGG gTCAACCTCAACAGCATCAAGAGATGTTTGCTCGTCAGCTACGACACGGAGACGCAGCTCCTCGATTTCCGGCATTA cAGCGTGAAGGTCGTGCCCGTGGGCGTGAGCAAAGGCCTGaagaagctgctgcaggagaagtTCCCCAACATGAGTCGCCTGGAAGACATCAGCGAGCTGCTGGTGAA GGACGTAAACCTGTCAGAGAGCGAGGCCGAGCAGGACGGGACCCACAACGTCCTGGAGCTGCCGCAGGCGTACGCCGGCCGAGGCAACATGAAAGCCCAGCAGAGCGCCGTGCGCCTCACCGAG ATCGGACCCCGCATGACTCTGCAGCTCATCAAGGTGGAGGAGGGCTTGGCGCAGGGCAACGTGCTCTACCACGGCTTCA TCCACAAAATGGAGGCGGAGGTGAAGGAGATCCTGGCGCGGAAGGAGGCGAAGCTGCGGCTGAAGGCGGAGCGGCGGCAGAAGCAGGAGGCAGACGTGGAGCGGAAGCGGCGGCAGCGTGAGGCTCACAGGTGAGGGCAGCGCGGCAGCGGCAGAGTCCGGCAGCGGCGGAGTCCGGCAGAGGTTGACACCGATGGTGGCACCGCAGGGAGAAGAGCTTGGCGGGGATCCGGAGGAAACG AGCAAGATGGCGACAGCGACGCCGAGGATCCCGGTGCGCCGGAGCAGCAGGATGCGGCCGAGGAGTCGGAGGAGAGCGATGCCGAGTATTACCGGCAGGAGGTGGGCGAGGAGCCGGACAAAG aTCTCTTCCCCGACCGCACCAAGAGGAAGCGAAGCTCCTCGGGTGCTGCCCCGCTACGGAAACGACGACGGCACAGCCGCCCAGAGCAtcctgccacccccagccctCGCCCCACGGCGCCGGGGAAGCGGCGGAAGGAAGACTCGGCGCCGAGGGATGCGCAGCACCGCGGTGAGGCTAGGCAGGGGGTGGCCGGACGAAAACCGCACCGAGGAACCGAGCACCCAGCCCGGGAGGGGACCGGTCGCGGCTGCGGCCGTGCCACCTCAAAGCCAAAGGCACGAGGGAAGCTGCTGACAAAGGGGAAGACGATTTTTCGGCGGCCCGGCT cttcttgcccacGCCATCCCCAAAACGGGGGGCAGGCCCTGATCCTGCGGTGGCCCCGTGACCGCCACCgaggaggggggggacacaggAGAGAGGCCAACGCGGACCCCGAGGCGGACGGG CCTCGTGGCCGTGCTCTGCCTCTTCGCTGCCTGCAACCTAAACCTGCGCCCCTGCCTGCAACCACCAAAAagaggagggggctggaggggagcagaCAGACACACAACCCCGGGAGGAATCCCCCCCCCGAGATGGCCGCCCACCTCGGGCACTGCGGTAACTTCAGCAGCTTCCAGGAATCGCTGTGGCCGGTGTTAGTGGCGCAATTCCCGCCGGCGTTGGTGGGTAACGGCTTGGCCGTCTACCGTTTTGCCACCCGCGAGCGTTCCTGGCACAGCGGCATCATCTACTCCTTCCACCTAGCCGTCAGCGGGATGCTCTACTCCCTCTCGCTGCCGTTTCTGGCGGCGTATTACTACCCGCCCAAGGACTGGCGCTACGGCCCGGCGCTCTGCAAGTTGGAACGTTTCCTTTTCAACTGCAACCTCTACGGCGGCATCTTCTTCGTCACCTGCATCAGCCTCAACCGTTACCTCGGCATCGTTTACCCGCTACGGGTCCACGGGCGGCTGCAGCCACGCCACGCCAAGGCGCTGAGCGCGGTCGTTTGGGTGTCGGCCGGGGTGCTCTCGGCacccgctttttttttttcggagCTGCAAGAAGCGGAGGGTGCGATTGAGTGTTTGGGGAGCGCGACCCCGCAGCGGCTGTGGGGTTTTTATCCCTACAGCTTGCTGCTGGCCGGGCTGGGCTGCGGGCTGCCCTTCCTGCTCACCGCCTTCTGCTACGCCGCCATTATCCGTACCGTTTTCCGTAATCCTCACCTCAGCCGAGTGGAAAAGCGGAAAGTGGGAATGCTAGTGGGGGCGGGAGTGACTCTTTACGCTTTTTCCTACCTGCCCTACCACGTTTTTCGTAACCTTAACCTGTGGCGTCGCCTGCTGCGACCGGGCACGGAGGACTGTGCCGTTTCCAGAGCCATCCACGCCACCGCTCAGGTCTGCAAGATCCTCGTTAACCTCAACATCTGCCTGCAGCCGCTGCTCTACGCCGCCCTGGCCGACAGCATGCAGAGCTGCTGCGGTGCCGCCTGCGGCACCGGCGCTGCCGTCGAGGAGCGGGCTGAGCGCGTGGAGCTGCGGCCGGTAGCCTAG
- the EIF3G gene encoding LOW QUALITY PROTEIN: eukaryotic translation initiation factor 3 subunit G (The sequence of the model RefSeq protein was modified relative to this genomic sequence to represent the inferred CDS: inserted 1 base in 1 codon) — protein sequence MPDLGQGAGTLLTVLAPPVSGTEEAQGLGAAENKCITSELLKDIPLPGVXGGSLSAEAELLKGGPLPSPKELINGNIKTITEYREEEDGRKVKIIRTFRIETRKASKAVARRKNWKKFGNSEFDAPGPNVATTTVSDDVFMTFITSKEDLNCQEEEDPMNKLKGQKIVSCRICKGDHWTTRCPYKDTLGPMQKELAEQLGLSTGEKEKLPGEPEPVQAQQSKTGKYVPPSLRDGASRRGESMQPNRRADDNATIRVTNLSEDTRETDLQELFRPFGSISRIYLAKDKTTGQSKGFAFISFHRREDAARAIAGVSGFGYDHLILNVEWAKPSTN from the exons ATGCCTGACCTGGGACAAGGAGCAGGAACCCTTCTCACCGTCCTTGCTCCACCCGTTTCAGGAACTGAGGAAGCCCAGGGGCTTGGAGCGGCTGAGA ACAAATGCATCACCAGCGAGCTGCTGAAGGACATCCCCCTGCCCGGGG CTGGGGGCAGCCTGAGCGCTGAGGCCGAGCTGCTGAAGGGAG gcCCGCTCCCTTCCCCAAAAGAACTTATCAATGGGAACATCAAAACCATCACGGAGTATCgcgaggaggaggatgggcGTAAGGTGAAG ATCATCCGCACCTTCCGCATCGAAACCAGGAAGGCCTCCAAGGCGGTGGCCCGTCGGAAG aactggaaaaaattcGGCAACTCGGAATTCGACGCCCCCGGACCGAACGTGGCCACCACCACCGTCAGCGATGACGTCTTCATGACCTTTATCACCAGCAAGGAG GACCTGAactgccaggaggaggaggatccCATGAACAAGCTGAAGGGGCAGAAGATCGTCTCCTGCCGTATCTGCAAGGGTGACCACTGGACTACCCGCTGTCCCTACAAGGACACCTTGGGGCCGATGCAGAAGGAGTTGGCCGAGCAGTTGGGGCTGTCCACAGGCGAGAAGGAGAAGCTGCCCGGAG AGCCGGAGCCGGTGCAGGCTCAGCAGAGCAAGACGGGCAAATACGTCCCCCCGAGCCTGCGAGACGGAGCCAGCCGCCGCGGAGAGTCCATGCAGCCCAACCGCAGGG CCGATGACAACGCCACCATCCGTGTCACCAACCTGTCCGAGGACACGCGTGAGACTGATCTCCAGGAGCTGTTCCGGCCCTTCGGCTCCATCTCTAGGATCTATTTAGCCAAGGACAAGACCACCGGGCAGTCCAAG ggTTTTGCCTTCATCAGCTTCCACCGCCGGGAGGACGCGGCCCGAGCTATTGCCGGTGTCTCCGGCTTTGGGTACGACCACCTGATCCTCAACGTGGAATGGGCCAA ACCCTCCACCAACTGA